In the Mustelus asterias unplaced genomic scaffold, sMusAst1.hap1.1 HAP1_SCAFFOLD_35, whole genome shotgun sequence genome, TAGTAAAGGGCGGCAAGAAGCGGCGAAAGTcgaggaaggagagttactccatctacatctacaaagtgatgaagcaggttcaccccgacaccggcatctcctccaaggccatgagcatcatgaactcgttcgtgaacgatattttcgagcgcatcgcgggtgaggcttcccgcctggcccattacaacaagcgcagcaccatcagctcccgggagatccagaccgccgtgcgcctgctgctgcccggggaactggccaagcacgccgtgtcggaagggacaaaggcggtgaccaagtacaccagctccaagtaaaaccCCCCATGGACTGAACAACATCCCAaacacaacggctcttttaagagccactcACAATCTCCCTGAAAAAGCTGTATCATCCATTTAGTTTCAATTAATCTTTCACTCTGAAGCGTCTCGAACAATCTAATTGTTGTTTTTACTGTTGATCAATGATAGGTACTGAGTAATGCAAGTTGATCACCCAGCGTCTGATTAATAATGtttcattaattaattaattggttTCCGTACGCCTCTGCACTTAGATCTCAGAGGCCCGTTTCCCCGActttagagagggagagagagagctaatGGAGCAAATGTGTCAGCTTCCAATTCTGTTCCAGTTTGGTCTTGATAATCGATCAGTTTATTCCCCATCAGCCCCGGTTGTGCAGGAACCTCAGTCTCGGCACTGGTCAATTTACACCGAAAATGTTCACTCCCCTCTTGATTCTCACGAATATGGAGAACATCCCGTCCGTTTACAGAACGATGTCAATGAGACTTTCTGGCGGCGAGTTCGAGTTTTAAAAAGGGCCGAGATTAACCCCGAATGGATCCAGGATTCTAAAAGCAAATCTGCAACTTGGGATAAAATGTGAAATGGTGCAAACACAGACTGATGTTTTAAACACTTTGTTGTTCGACAGTTAATTATTGAGAGATTTtatttgaaatatattgcttGTTTTATAAATACATCTGCGAACTTTTCAAAAATGAA is a window encoding:
- the LOC144482255 gene encoding histone H2B 1/2-like; this translates as MVDCPIMLQYLPTVRSVCTAGEDVNVPDILGKLMMDEGPLSKRVERKLEFSIIFISSGSSSLSICVRSSERDSVILCLKLTVRMVDEKKAAPKKGAKKVIKKPVVKGGKKRRKSRKESYSIYIYKVMKQVHPDTGISSKAMSIMNSFVNDIFERIAGEASRLAHYNKRSTISSREIQTAVRLLLPGELAKHAVSEGTKAVTKYTSSK